A single window of Magnetococcus marinus MC-1 DNA harbors:
- the fliF gene encoding flagellar basal-body MS-ring/collar protein FliF codes for MAETPNDAEGGASAEEPSLGGLFGSLPLTGRNGVIIAAMASVFILAAIIWFATRPSMKVLYSGLPDLESARIVEQLGKLGVPYELGSGGTTIRIPEDKVYDVRLEMAKAGLPKSTDGVGFEIFDNQSLMGMTDFVQRMNYQRALQGELARSVESIAAVEKARVHLVLPKKSMFAAEERTATASVVMELTHALNKTQIDGITHMVASAVEGLSQDQVTLLDQKGNLIAGGKTEDLDGRMPTDDALALQSMKEKKIEERVQSLLDRVLGPDKSIIRITAELDLDKKQRQEESYDPDGQVPLSTNTVTESSRGMFGTGGVPGVIPNDPNQTAVAGGTGSQQTRDVEREQVNFLVPKKVTTVQEAVGDIRRLSVAVMIDGTYEAVKDKDGNIDPEKPAVYTPRSTEEMEQLKRIIMQTVGFDAKRGDSIEVTNTAFEPLPPPLDVKSPWLSREFQLEMAKYGAIALLAFLLVFFVMRPLVTKLLIPEEEQDDRLPGTVADLERQLLAEGVGTIPVDSPIRMKIPDRSLQLAQQMIADNLEEAREIIRSWMAQDSY; via the coding sequence ATGGCAGAGACACCCAATGATGCTGAAGGCGGAGCCTCGGCAGAAGAGCCCTCCCTGGGTGGGCTATTTGGTAGTTTGCCCTTAACGGGGCGTAATGGCGTTATCATTGCCGCAATGGCGTCAGTATTCATCTTGGCGGCGATCATCTGGTTTGCCACACGGCCTTCCATGAAGGTGCTCTACTCCGGCCTGCCGGATCTGGAGAGTGCCCGCATTGTGGAGCAGCTGGGCAAGCTGGGTGTCCCTTATGAGCTGGGCAGCGGGGGTACCACCATCCGCATCCCTGAAGATAAGGTCTACGATGTGCGACTGGAGATGGCCAAAGCTGGCCTACCCAAGAGCACCGACGGGGTAGGCTTTGAGATCTTCGATAACCAGAGTTTGATGGGCATGACCGACTTTGTGCAGCGCATGAACTATCAACGCGCGTTGCAAGGGGAGCTGGCCCGTTCGGTGGAGAGCATTGCGGCTGTAGAAAAGGCGCGGGTACACCTGGTTTTACCGAAAAAGTCCATGTTTGCAGCCGAAGAGCGCACCGCCACTGCATCGGTGGTGATGGAGCTTACCCACGCTCTGAACAAGACCCAGATTGATGGCATCACCCACATGGTGGCCAGCGCGGTAGAAGGGTTGAGTCAAGATCAAGTGACCCTGCTGGATCAAAAGGGTAATCTGATTGCGGGCGGTAAGACCGAAGATCTGGATGGGCGCATGCCCACGGATGATGCTTTGGCACTGCAAAGCATGAAAGAGAAGAAGATTGAAGAGCGGGTGCAGAGCCTGCTGGATCGGGTATTGGGTCCAGACAAGTCCATTATCCGTATTACCGCTGAGTTGGATCTGGACAAAAAGCAGCGTCAAGAGGAGTCCTATGATCCCGATGGTCAGGTGCCGCTAAGCACCAATACGGTTACGGAATCCAGCCGTGGCATGTTTGGCACCGGTGGCGTCCCTGGGGTGATCCCCAACGATCCCAACCAGACGGCGGTGGCCGGTGGTACCGGCTCGCAGCAGACGCGGGATGTGGAGCGTGAGCAGGTCAACTTCTTGGTACCCAAAAAGGTTACAACGGTACAAGAAGCGGTGGGTGATATTCGTCGTCTTTCCGTGGCGGTGATGATTGATGGCACCTACGAAGCGGTTAAGGATAAGGATGGTAACATTGATCCTGAAAAGCCAGCGGTCTATACGCCGCGCTCGACAGAGGAGATGGAGCAGCTCAAGCGTATCATCATGCAGACGGTGGGTTTTGACGCCAAGCGTGGGGATAGTATTGAGGTAACCAATACCGCCTTTGAGCCGCTGCCACCACCCTTGGATGTGAAGAGCCCCTGGTTGTCGCGGGAGTTCCAGTTGGAGATGGCCAAATATGGTGCCATTGCCCTGCTTGCTTTCCTGCTGGTGTTCTTCGTCATGCGTCCGCTGGTGACCAAGCTGCTGATCCCCGAAGAGGAGCAGGACGACCGCCTGCCCGGTACGGTTGCAGATTTGGAACGGCAGTTGCTAGCTGAAGGTGTAGGCACGATTCCGGTCGATTCGCCCATACGCATGAAGATTCCTGATCGGAGCCTACAGTTGGCCCAGCAGATGATTGCGGATAACCTGGAAGAGGCCCGTGAGATCATCCGCTCTTGGATGGCGCAGGATAGCTACTAA
- the fliG gene encoding flagellar motor switch protein FliG — protein sequence MKLTGKEKAAVFILSLPDDDAKKIMEGMSEDEIREISRTIARLGQMDEETVKAVREEFLSLFENQSFNVRGGMQKVKDLIFKVLGKEKGRHLLKELQQGPKNTPWEILNEMEPTLVATFLANEHPQSIALIISQLNAEQASFIIDYLAPEVQQEVIYRMAKLGNLPPGALEDIEESLLAELEAMGASRGLYTSEGGGGVKKVAELLNLMPRDTSDKLLAFLDEEDNPLAEDVRKEMFLFEDLLLMDDKSFQTLLREVSNDELLTALKGTDDRLKEKFFTNMSERAAEMLREDLEMMGPVKVSDVEQAQQAILKVARQLEADGAIVIMGKGSDDVVL from the coding sequence ATGAAACTCACCGGCAAGGAAAAAGCGGCGGTCTTCATTCTTTCACTTCCAGATGATGATGCAAAAAAGATCATGGAAGGGATGAGTGAGGATGAGATCCGAGAGATCTCCCGTACCATCGCCCGCTTGGGGCAGATGGATGAAGAGACCGTTAAAGCGGTGCGCGAAGAGTTTCTCTCCCTCTTTGAGAACCAATCTTTCAATGTTCGCGGCGGTATGCAGAAGGTCAAGGATTTGATCTTCAAAGTACTGGGCAAAGAGAAGGGGCGGCATCTGCTCAAGGAGCTGCAACAGGGGCCGAAAAACACCCCTTGGGAGATTCTCAACGAGATGGAACCCACCCTGGTGGCGACTTTTCTAGCGAATGAACATCCCCAGAGTATCGCCCTGATTATCTCGCAGCTCAACGCCGAGCAGGCTTCGTTTATCATCGACTATCTGGCCCCTGAGGTGCAGCAAGAGGTGATCTATCGCATGGCCAAACTGGGCAATCTACCCCCCGGTGCGCTGGAGGATATTGAAGAGTCACTGCTGGCGGAGCTGGAGGCGATGGGGGCCTCACGGGGGCTTTACACCTCCGAGGGTGGTGGTGGTGTGAAAAAGGTGGCCGAACTGCTCAACCTTATGCCCCGGGATACCTCCGACAAGCTGTTGGCCTTTTTGGATGAAGAGGATAATCCGCTGGCCGAAGATGTGCGTAAGGAGATGTTCCTGTTTGAAGATCTGCTGTTGATGGATGATAAGAGCTTCCAGACCCTGCTGCGAGAGGTCTCTAACGACGAGCTGCTCACCGCCCTTAAAGGCACCGACGATCGTCTTAAAGAGAAGTTCTTTACCAACATGTCGGAGCGGGCGGCGGAGATGCTGCGCGAGGATCTGGAGATGATGGGTCCGGTGAAGGTGTCCGATGTGGAGCAGGCGCAGCAGGCGATTCTCAAGGTCGCACGTCAGTTGGAGGCCGATGGTGCCATTGTCATCATGGGCAAAGGCAGCGACGACGTGGTTCTATAA
- a CDS encoding FliH/SctL family protein, whose translation MSQKTHLYRDRSGLTVEGGFAALLKHEPDPMRGAFVGYLPNGKLPSLKVKEPEPIIDEVEAETRRDEALERELYQRVFAAAEQAGMEAGLRKMEEEMAARVPRLEGIIRDLDGLPQRVFAASEQFMVESCILLLQELLAHEVSVNVESLKARIHRLMREVATRDRMGIHLNPKDVELLGASASFEGLEIIGDPMVPQGTARLESNFGGIEDDISDRLAHMQNGIRAFLEERLEKPELYDAAVGAGEIALDEEEEVEQLDDLQEPDANDTTGATLAAMEAGGSDDTPEEVHEMTSLGEEVAEDLSTLIDESEAQEANAALDLLGGDITEENEGDEEDDDACIIGPGELSGMPKARPQQAAAELDELDEAAWDEEALTSGTTGATLAAMEAGAHGSKTPAEAAALTQMGEGVEEDLSALLDDDVGDDEPDVLADVDEVADEEEEYGTGATLAALEAGALGSATPAEAAALTQIGEDVEQDLAALLDADEQDAMDDIAQMLADQGSDEDQDALFEGLLDEEDKEFQP comes from the coding sequence ATGAGTCAAAAAACCCACCTCTATCGCGACCGCAGCGGGCTTACCGTTGAAGGCGGCTTTGCGGCACTACTCAAGCACGAGCCAGACCCCATGCGTGGGGCCTTTGTTGGTTATCTGCCCAACGGCAAACTCCCCTCGTTAAAGGTCAAGGAACCCGAGCCCATTATTGATGAGGTCGAGGCCGAGACACGCCGTGATGAGGCGCTGGAGCGGGAGCTCTATCAGCGCGTATTTGCGGCGGCGGAACAGGCGGGTATGGAGGCGGGCCTGCGCAAGATGGAAGAGGAGATGGCCGCTCGGGTGCCTCGCTTGGAGGGGATCATCCGAGATCTGGACGGCCTACCGCAGCGTGTATTTGCCGCCAGTGAACAGTTTATGGTGGAATCGTGCATCCTGTTGTTGCAGGAGCTGCTGGCCCATGAGGTATCGGTCAATGTGGAGAGCTTAAAGGCCCGCATTCATCGTCTTATGCGTGAGGTGGCGACGCGGGATCGTATGGGCATTCACCTAAACCCCAAGGATGTTGAGCTGTTGGGTGCCAGTGCCTCCTTTGAGGGTTTGGAGATTATAGGGGACCCCATGGTACCCCAGGGTACGGCCCGCCTAGAGAGCAATTTCGGCGGCATTGAGGATGATATTTCTGACCGGCTGGCCCATATGCAGAACGGTATTCGCGCCTTTTTGGAAGAGCGCTTAGAGAAACCGGAGCTCTATGATGCCGCCGTCGGCGCGGGGGAGATTGCTCTGGATGAAGAGGAAGAGGTCGAGCAACTGGACGATTTGCAGGAGCCTGATGCCAACGATACCACCGGTGCAACGCTGGCAGCCATGGAGGCTGGGGGCAGTGACGACACGCCTGAAGAGGTTCATGAAATGACCTCGCTGGGCGAAGAGGTGGCCGAAGATTTAAGCACCCTGATTGATGAGAGTGAGGCCCAGGAGGCCAATGCGGCCTTAGATCTCTTGGGTGGGGATATAACCGAGGAAAACGAAGGGGATGAAGAGGATGATGACGCCTGCATCATCGGCCCCGGTGAGCTCTCTGGCATGCCCAAGGCGCGGCCACAGCAGGCGGCGGCGGAGCTGGATGAGCTGGATGAAGCGGCGTGGGATGAGGAAGCCCTAACCAGCGGCACCACTGGCGCGACATTGGCAGCCATGGAGGCGGGTGCTCATGGATCGAAGACCCCAGCCGAGGCGGCGGCCCTGACTCAGATGGGTGAGGGTGTGGAGGAGGATCTCTCGGCCTTGTTGGATGATGATGTTGGGGATGATGAACCCGATGTGCTGGCCGATGTGGATGAGGTTGCGGATGAAGAGGAAGAGTATGGCACTGGTGCGACCTTAGCGGCGCTGGAGGCGGGTGCTTTGGGTTCTGCCACCCCAGCCGAGGCGGCGGCGTTGACCCAGATAGGTGAGGATGTGGAGCAGGATCTGGCCGCTTTGCTGGATGCCGATGAGCAAGATGCCATGGATGATATTGCGCAGATGTTGGCGGATCAAGGCAGCGATGAGGATCAAGATGCGCTGTTTGAGGGTCTGTTGGATGAAGAAGATAAGGAGTTTCAACCATGA
- a CDS encoding FliI/YscN family ATPase, protein MISMAQTPTEEHPLRLPWGAYAQVAQEDLGFHRLGWVKKVVGLLIEGNGPAVSIGQMCDVVRENGEVVKAEVVGFRDKSVLLMPLGSIKGIFPGSRIISQGRAEQVPVGPQLLGRVIGPMGEALDGHALPHLDDHVPLHAAPINPMLRRKIEEPLDLGVRAVNSLLTVGRGQRLGIFAGTGVGKSTLLGMMARYTAADINVIALIGERGREVVEFIEDELGPEGMARSIVIVATSDQPPLLRLRAAYMATAIAEFFRAQQKDVLLLMDSITRFAMAQREVGLATGEPPTSRGYPPSTFMLLPRLLERGGRDQGRGSITSIYTVLMEGDDIQDPIVDAVRGILDGHIVLSRDLAAANHYPAIDVNGSLSRLMEGLSEKAHKRAAGQLREILATYVKAEDMINIGAYVAGSNPRIDRAIRFIEPIRTFLKQSVEEPSTLEESIAQLESLFA, encoded by the coding sequence ATGATCTCCATGGCACAGACGCCGACGGAAGAGCATCCCCTTAGGCTACCCTGGGGTGCTTATGCGCAGGTGGCGCAGGAAGATCTGGGTTTTCACCGCTTGGGTTGGGTAAAAAAGGTGGTGGGATTGCTTATTGAAGGCAATGGTCCAGCGGTCTCCATTGGTCAGATGTGCGATGTCGTTCGTGAGAATGGCGAGGTGGTTAAGGCCGAGGTGGTGGGTTTTCGGGACAAGTCGGTATTGTTGATGCCGCTGGGTTCTATTAAGGGGATCTTTCCGGGTTCGCGGATTATCTCCCAGGGTCGAGCGGAGCAGGTACCGGTGGGGCCGCAGTTGCTGGGTCGGGTGATTGGACCCATGGGCGAGGCATTGGATGGTCACGCCTTACCCCATTTGGATGATCATGTACCCCTGCATGCCGCGCCGATCAATCCCATGTTGCGGCGCAAGATTGAGGAGCCTTTGGATCTTGGGGTGCGGGCGGTTAACAGTCTGCTTACCGTGGGTCGGGGCCAGCGTTTGGGTATTTTTGCCGGAACCGGTGTGGGCAAGAGCACCCTGTTGGGTATGATGGCCCGCTATACGGCGGCGGATATTAATGTGATTGCCCTGATCGGTGAACGTGGGCGCGAGGTGGTGGAGTTTATTGAGGATGAGTTGGGCCCTGAGGGCATGGCGCGTTCCATTGTGATTGTCGCCACCTCGGATCAACCTCCGTTATTGCGTTTGCGGGCGGCGTATATGGCAACGGCCATTGCCGAGTTTTTTCGTGCCCAGCAAAAGGATGTGCTGTTGTTGATGGACTCCATTACCCGTTTTGCCATGGCGCAGCGGGAGGTGGGTTTGGCCACCGGCGAGCCCCCTACCAGTCGTGGTTATCCACCCTCAACCTTTATGCTGTTGCCCCGCCTGTTGGAGCGGGGGGGACGGGATCAAGGGCGTGGTTCGATTACTTCCATCTATACGGTGTTGATGGAAGGGGATGATATTCAGGATCCCATTGTTGACGCGGTACGGGGTATTTTGGATGGTCACATTGTGTTGTCGCGGGATCTGGCGGCGGCCAACCACTACCCCGCCATTGATGTCAACGGTTCGTTGTCGCGTTTGATGGAGGGGCTGTCGGAGAAGGCGCATAAACGGGCTGCCGGTCAACTACGGGAAATTTTGGCCACCTATGTTAAGGCCGAGGATATGATTAATATTGGTGCCTATGTGGCGGGCAGTAACCCGCGCATTGACCGGGCCATTCGGTTTATTGAGCCCATACGTACCTTTTTGAAGCAGTCGGTGGAGGAGCCCTCGACTTTGGAAGAGAGCATCGCTCAGTTAGAGAGTCTGTTCGCCTAA
- a CDS encoding YciK family oxidoreductase, giving the protein MLLENRIALVTGAGSGIGKAIAEGYAAAGATVLLLGRTQKKLENVYDAITQAGGKATIVPMDLETGLGAIPELVKNTYERYGRLDILVNNAALLGTLSPLANYRPQEWEQVMRVNVTAPFFLMREFIPLLTQSDDASIINLSSGVGHQGRAFWGAYAASKAALINLSETLAQELEKSPIRVNTVNPGATATTMRAKAFPGEDPTTLPSAQAILPVFLYLASQQSKDVRGEHLNAREWMDWKAV; this is encoded by the coding sequence ATGTTGCTTGAAAACCGTATTGCGCTGGTCACCGGCGCGGGTTCCGGTATTGGTAAGGCGATCGCCGAGGGCTACGCCGCTGCGGGGGCCACTGTGCTGCTGCTGGGCCGCACCCAGAAGAAGCTGGAAAATGTCTATGATGCCATTACTCAAGCCGGCGGCAAAGCCACCATTGTACCCATGGATCTAGAAACTGGCCTTGGCGCTATTCCCGAACTGGTCAAAAATACCTACGAACGCTATGGACGCTTAGATATTCTCGTCAATAATGCCGCCCTGCTGGGCACCCTCTCCCCCTTGGCCAACTACCGGCCCCAAGAGTGGGAACAGGTGATGCGGGTCAATGTCACCGCACCCTTTTTTCTTATGCGTGAATTTATACCCCTGCTAACACAAAGCGATGATGCCTCCATCATCAACCTAAGCTCCGGTGTGGGCCACCAGGGCCGTGCCTTTTGGGGCGCCTATGCCGCCTCCAAAGCCGCCCTGATTAACCTAAGCGAAACCTTGGCGCAAGAGTTGGAAAAAAGTCCGATCCGTGTCAACACCGTTAACCCCGGCGCCACCGCCACCACCATGCGCGCCAAAGCCTTCCCCGGTGAGGATCCCACCACCCTGCCCTCTGCCCAAGCCATTTTACCGGTTTTTCTCTACCTGGCCAGCCAACAAAGCAAAGATGTACGCGGAGAACACCTCAATGCCCGCGAATGGATGGATTGGAAGGCCGTATAA
- the miaA gene encoding tRNA (adenosine(37)-N6)-dimethylallyltransferase MiaA: MGPTASGKTGLALHLAEHFPLEIVNADSVQVYRGMDIGSAKPTLQERQAIVHHLIDVTTPDDPFSAGRFRTAALEVIEDCHRRGVIPALVGGTGFYFRAVEQGIAEIPEVDAQIVAELNRRVCDEVGLACCYAQLQQVDPPWAARVEPGDRQRIVRGLSVYLASGQPLSYWQQLSCQQAPEGPALRICKLAIEWPREQLYARINQRFEQMLKEGFMEEVQGLLSRGYHGDLPAMRAVGYRALIGYLQGAYDLARAVELGQRDSRRYAKRQITWLKAEPGLQWLAPEGAKQAALDEVRAFLQFFKKK, translated from the coding sequence ATGGGCCCCACCGCATCGGGCAAGACCGGACTTGCCTTACATTTGGCCGAACATTTTCCTTTAGAGATCGTAAACGCTGATTCGGTTCAGGTCTACCGGGGAATGGATATTGGATCGGCCAAGCCCACATTGCAAGAGCGGCAGGCGATTGTGCACCATCTGATTGACGTCACCACGCCGGATGATCCCTTTTCGGCGGGCCGTTTTCGCACCGCAGCTTTGGAAGTGATTGAGGATTGTCACCGACGGGGGGTGATTCCGGCGTTGGTTGGGGGCACGGGATTTTATTTTCGCGCGGTGGAGCAGGGCATTGCGGAGATTCCAGAGGTTGATGCCCAGATTGTGGCTGAGTTAAACCGGCGGGTGTGTGACGAGGTGGGGTTGGCGTGCTGTTATGCCCAGTTACAGCAGGTGGATCCACCATGGGCGGCGCGGGTGGAGCCGGGGGATCGGCAGCGTATTGTGCGGGGGTTATCGGTCTATCTTGCCAGCGGTCAGCCATTGAGTTATTGGCAGCAGCTTAGTTGCCAGCAGGCACCGGAAGGTCCGGCATTGCGTATTTGTAAGTTGGCCATTGAGTGGCCCAGGGAGCAGCTTTATGCACGCATTAACCAGCGGTTTGAGCAGATGCTCAAGGAGGGGTTTATGGAGGAGGTGCAGGGCTTGTTGTCGAGGGGCTACCATGGGGATTTACCGGCCATGCGGGCGGTTGGTTATCGGGCATTGATTGGCTATTTGCAGGGGGCTTATGATTTAGCGCGGGCGGTGGAGTTGGGGCAGCGGGATAGCCGACGTTATGCCAAGCGGCAGATCACATGGCTTAAAGCAGAGCCGGGGTTGCAATGGTTGGCACCTGAGGGGGCCAAACAGGCTGCTTTGGACGAAGTAAGGGCATTTTTGCAATTTTTTAAGAAAAAATAG
- the hfq gene encoding RNA chaperone Hfq, producing the protein MGNSHAGHNVQDPFLNTLRREKVPVTVFLVNGIKLQGMITSFDNYCLLLKNSVTQLVFKHAISTVMPSRNIHMGDERDDAKESKE; encoded by the coding sequence ATGGGTAATAGCCATGCTGGACACAATGTACAGGACCCGTTTTTGAACACACTACGTCGGGAGAAGGTGCCGGTTACGGTGTTTTTGGTTAACGGTATTAAATTACAGGGGATGATCACCTCCTTTGACAACTATTGCCTACTGCTGAAAAACAGTGTGACGCAGTTGGTGTTCAAGCATGCCATATCAACGGTTATGCCATCGCGCAACATCCATATGGGTGATGAGCGTGATGATGCTAAAGAGAGTAAGGAATAA
- the hflX gene encoding GTPase HflX gives MLETHQAPDRAILLQALEPKVTRDACQRLLDELVHLSTTAGLEVHATQLLSLQKAVPATYFGSGQVEELARRIEEDEIDVAVVNHALTPIQQRNLEKKLNAKVVDRTGLILEIFAARARTREGIMQVELASLMYQQSRLVRSWTHLERQRGGVGLRGGPGERQIEVDRRLIRERIHKLKKQLEEVERTRALQRQPRQDIPLFTVALVGYTNAGKSTLFNLLTRAGVLAEDKLFATLDPTMRAVDLPDGGRILLSDTVGFIRQLPHQLVAAFKATLEEVMSADMLLHVVDLSDPEWERYVESVNGVLQELEVQHTRTLTVYNKIDRLESRGILERELARGDTIGVSAQTGEGVEPLLSELRRAVGRAMLRYEVILPVSDGRWLAKFHAEASVVEVREGEDFTTLIVELAPAVLGRLQGEVEREGVEVQFRPVD, from the coding sequence ATGCTTGAGACCCATCAAGCCCCTGATCGGGCCATTTTGCTCCAGGCTTTAGAGCCTAAAGTTACCCGTGATGCATGCCAGCGCCTGCTGGATGAGTTGGTGCATCTTTCAACCACGGCGGGCTTAGAGGTCCACGCCACGCAGCTACTTTCTTTACAAAAGGCGGTACCGGCCACCTATTTTGGTTCAGGGCAGGTGGAGGAGTTGGCGCGTCGGATTGAGGAAGACGAGATTGACGTGGCGGTGGTTAACCATGCATTAACGCCGATTCAGCAGCGCAATTTAGAAAAAAAGCTCAACGCCAAGGTGGTGGATCGCACGGGATTGATTTTGGAGATCTTTGCGGCTCGTGCGCGTACCCGCGAGGGTATTATGCAGGTGGAGTTGGCTTCATTGATGTATCAGCAGTCGCGTTTGGTACGTTCTTGGACGCATTTGGAGCGGCAGCGAGGGGGTGTGGGTTTACGGGGTGGTCCTGGTGAGCGGCAGATTGAGGTTGACCGGCGTTTAATTCGGGAACGTATTCACAAGTTAAAAAAGCAGTTGGAGGAGGTTGAGCGTACGCGGGCGTTACAGCGTCAGCCGCGTCAGGATATACCGCTGTTTACGGTGGCGTTGGTGGGTTATACCAATGCGGGCAAGTCGACATTGTTCAATTTATTGACGCGTGCGGGGGTATTGGCGGAGGACAAATTATTTGCCACGTTAGATCCGACCATGCGTGCGGTAGATTTACCGGATGGGGGTAGGATTTTACTTTCGGACACGGTGGGATTTATCCGGCAGTTACCGCATCAGTTGGTTGCGGCCTTCAAGGCGACTTTGGAGGAGGTGATGAGTGCGGACATGTTACTGCATGTGGTGGATTTATCGGATCCGGAGTGGGAGCGGTATGTTGAGTCGGTTAATGGTGTTTTGCAGGAGTTAGAGGTACAGCACACGCGCACTTTGACGGTTTACAATAAGATAGACCGTTTGGAGAGTCGGGGTATTTTAGAGCGTGAGTTAGCGCGTGGGGACACCATTGGGGTATCGGCGCAGACGGGGGAGGGGGTAGAGCCGTTATTATCGGAATTACGTCGTGCGGTGGGGCGTGCGATGTTGCGGTATGAGGTTATTTTACCGGTATCGGATGGGCGGTGGTTAGCGAAGTTCCATGCGGAGGCCTCGGTGGTTGAGGTGCGAGAGGGTGAGGATTTCACCACGTTGATTGTGGAGTTAGCGCCGGCGGTATTGGGGCGGTTACAGGGTGAGGTTGAGCGTGAGGGGGTTGAGGTTCAGTTTCGACCGGTGGATTGA
- a CDS encoding HD-GYP domain-containing protein, protein MKKKVSVSQLEPGMYVSDFNNGWNEDARSGKDPNGLPQQMMLKSDADVRRVLADSTIREVYIDTERGRDVEGAKSQAEIEAELAAQMMELGEEGNAVKLPNPDVKKQPMEQELEHAHEVKQKARRLVGDMLDDVRLGKTITVGPVKELMKDMVESMFSNKDAMLSLSMIKAKDEYTFMHSVNVGVFLVAFAQSMEMTPEELVAVGVGAMLHDIGKMKTPQEVLNKPGKLDDEEFLQMKMHVVHSEKILAAAPGISELSVQIAGRHHERWDGSGYPRQLKGHAIGQMGQMSAIVDVYDAITSDRCYHKGNSPHQALKRMMEWSKFHFNPDLFQKFVQCVGIYPMGTLVRLHNGYLGVVLETNTESLLHPVVRVLIDSKAKKKLKPVTLNLIERKADKNWAVEGVEDARKWGVDPKKHMPKPELFQ, encoded by the coding sequence ATGAAAAAGAAAGTATCTGTCAGTCAGCTTGAGCCGGGCATGTATGTGAGTGATTTCAACAATGGTTGGAATGAGGATGCGCGTTCTGGCAAGGATCCCAATGGATTACCGCAGCAGATGATGTTGAAGAGTGATGCGGATGTGAGGCGGGTATTGGCGGATAGCACGATTCGTGAGGTATACATTGACACGGAGCGTGGGCGGGATGTTGAGGGTGCCAAGAGTCAGGCGGAGATTGAGGCGGAGTTAGCGGCGCAGATGATGGAGTTGGGGGAGGAGGGTAATGCGGTTAAGTTACCTAATCCGGATGTGAAGAAGCAGCCGATGGAGCAGGAGTTGGAGCATGCGCATGAGGTGAAGCAGAAGGCGCGTCGTTTGGTTGGGGATATGTTGGATGATGTGCGGTTGGGCAAGACGATTACGGTGGGACCGGTGAAGGAGTTGATGAAGGACATGGTTGAGTCCATGTTTAGCAACAAGGATGCGATGTTAAGTTTGAGTATGATCAAGGCGAAGGATGAGTACACATTTATGCATTCGGTGAATGTGGGGGTATTTTTGGTTGCGTTTGCGCAGTCGATGGAGATGACGCCGGAGGAGTTGGTTGCGGTGGGTGTTGGTGCGATGTTGCATGACATTGGCAAGATGAAGACGCCGCAGGAGGTTTTGAACAAGCCTGGCAAGTTGGATGATGAAGAGTTTTTGCAGATGAAGATGCACGTTGTGCATAGTGAGAAGATATTAGCGGCGGCGCCTGGGATTAGTGAGTTGAGTGTACAGATTGCGGGTCGTCATCATGAGCGTTGGGATGGTTCTGGGTATCCGCGTCAGTTGAAGGGTCATGCGATTGGTCAGATGGGGCAGATGTCGGCGATTGTGGATGTTTATGATGCGATAACGTCGGACCGTTGTTATCACAAGGGCAATTCGCCGCACCAGGCGTTAAAGCGCATGATGGAGTGGAGCAAGTTTCATTTTAATCCTGATTTATTTCAAAAGTTTGTGCAGTGTGTGGGCATTTATCCCATGGGTACGTTGGTACGTTTACATAATGGGTATTTGGGGGTGGTATTGGAGACCAACACGGAGAGTTTGTTGCATCCGGTTGTGCGGGTATTGATTGATTCGAAGGCGAAGAAGAAGTTGAAGCCTGTGACGTTGAATTTGATTGAGCGCAAGGCGGACAAGAATTGGGCGGTTGAGGGTGTGGAGGATGCGCGCAAGTGGGGAGTTGATCCGAAGAAGCACATGCCGAAGCCGGAGTTATTTCAGTAG
- a CDS encoding toxin-antitoxin system YwqK family antitoxin has product MAFFPSDEEGGERQIYMEGGFANGLRDGTWTTYRTNGGKIEDKYVLGRRNGTIKRFDARGKVRSEESYFNGRRHGGAVYYNEDGGVARNLYYQEGNLRAYPSPARRTMIEDKMKEGPDSDLLDIK; this is encoded by the coding sequence GTGGCTTTTTTCCCAAGTGACGAGGAAGGGGGTGAACGTCAGATCTACATGGAGGGGGGATTTGCCAATGGGTTAAGGGATGGCACATGGACCACCTATCGCACCAATGGTGGTAAGATTGAGGATAAGTATGTTTTGGGGCGGCGCAATGGCACGATTAAGCGGTTTGATGCTCGGGGCAAGGTGCGTTCGGAGGAGTCTTATTTTAATGGTCGTCGGCACGGGGGTGCGGTCTATTATAATGAGGATGGAGGGGTAGCACGCAATCTTTATTACCAAGAGGGCAATCTTCGGGCTTATCCGAGTCCTGCGCGGCGGACCATGATTGAGGATAAGATGAAAGAGGGGCCTGACAGCGATTTGCTTGACATTAAGTAG
- a CDS encoding rubredoxin, with product MGVWCCMSCEYEYDEEVGSTATGIVAGTDFDTLPKDWRCPVCGLSKEHFQSEDMLRGESPIELADADDEEIEF from the coding sequence ATGGGTGTTTGGTGCTGTATGAGTTGTGAGTATGAGTATGATGAGGAGGTTGGTTCCACTGCGACGGGGATCGTTGCGGGAACGGATTTTGACACCCTGCCCAAAGATTGGCGCTGTCCTGTGTGTGGTTTATCTAAGGAGCATTTTCAGAGTGAGGATATGCTCCGGGGTGAATCCCCTATTGAGTTAGCGGATGCTGACGATGAAGAGATTGAGTTTTAG